CCTGCCACTTGCGGCGGTGGTAACGCCGAATGTATCCGAGGCAGAAAGACTATCAGGTTTTAAAATCAGGAATATGAAGGAGGCTGAAAAAGCCGCCAAAAAAATCCATGACCTGGGAGCAAAAGCGGTGATTGTGACCGGAGGGCATCTTGAGGGAACCGATATACTCTACACAAATGGTAAATTCACGTATATCGTGGGAGACCTGGTAAAAGGAGGAACCCACGGCTCGGGATGCACCCACTCAGCAGCGCTCGCTGCAGAAATAGCGAAAGGAACGCCCCTTGTTGAGGCAGCGCAGCTTGCCAAGAAATTCGTGGAAATGGCGATACTTGCAGGCGTGAAAATCGGGGGCGGCGCTGCGCCTGTGAATCAGGTTGCGCATGTGCTGGCAGAGGCTGAAAGATACCATGTATTACAAAACGTGGTGGATGCTGTGGAGATTATTGAAAAAAACATGGCAGTAGAGCTTATCCCTGAAGTCGGCTGCAATATTGCAATGGGAATCACAAACGCCTCTTCGATCTCGGACGTGGCTGCTGTTTCGGGAAGGATTGTACGATTGAAGGGCAAACCCCATGCTGTTGGATGCGTGGCTTTCGGCGCAAGCAGCCATGTTGCAAGGATAGTGCTGACTGCGATGCAGGCAGATGGTTCGATGAAAGCTTCATTGAATTTACGATATTCAAAAGAGGCGCTTTCTGCCTGTAACGAGCTTGGGCTGCGCATCGCAACGTTCTCAAGAGAGGATGAGCCTGAGGGTGTTTCTACGATGGAATGGGGTGTGAGCGAAGCCATTAATAGCGTGGGAAGGGTTCCTGATGCGATTTGTGACAAAGGAGATGTTGGCAAGGAGGCAATGATAAGGCTTCTTGGGAAGGATGCAAAGGAGGTTGCGGGAAGGGCGGTTGAGATAGGGGCGGGGATGAGAAATTCAAGTTATACTGGAGCGAAATGAAAAAACAATATCTTGGTGATGAAAGAGATTTATTTAAATTTGATTTGATTAAAGAAATTATTCAGGGAATAAATACAATTGAGCGCTTTACCTACATACCAATGTTAACCAGATACGATTCTGAATATGAAACTCATGGAAACCAAAGGAATCTCGAAAAGGCGATAGGTAATTTAAATACGGAGTTTGTTGCTGTTTTAAAAAAATATGAATTTGAACCGATTATTGAAAGAAATTTCGATAGAATAAAGGAATATTTTAAAAAATTAGGCAATGATGTTAAATTCTATAAAGAAAATGAAACTTTCACAGATGATGCCAGAGTTCAATATTTTAAAAATATACCTCACGACCTATTGTCTAAGTCCCTTGTTTTCGTTGATCCTGACACTGGTTTACAGTCTAAATCCCCTAGTGAGAAACATATTTTATATTGGGAAGTAAGTTATCTTTACGATCAAATGGATGATGACTCGTTGTTGATGATATACCAACATTCAAAACATCGACCTTTTAGCCAAGTAAAAAGAAAATTAGAAACAAATATAACAAATTCGTCAATTTACATTTCGGATAAAAGTATAGCACTTTTCTTTTTAGCTAAAAATGGAATATCAAAAGAGGATTTACGTGGAATATTGAAAGAATATACAAAAAAGTACCCTGATTTAGAGGTAAAATGAAATCCCTTGAAGAAATAAAAGAACTCTTAAAAAAGCAAAAACCAGCAATAAGAGAAAGATACAGCGTAAGCAAAATCGGCATCTTCGGCTCTTATGTTCATGGCAAGCAAAAGAAAAAGAGCGATGTCGATATTTTGGTAGAATTTGAAAAGCCGATAAGCCTCCTGAAATTGGTAAACCTTGAGAACTTCCTTGCTGACAGCATAGGAATAAAGGTGGATGTAGTCCCGAAAGAAGACATTAGGCATGAATTAAAAGAGAGAATATTGGGGGAAGTAATCTACGTATGAAGCGCGATGTGTCGATATACATCACGGATATCCTCGAAAATATGGAGCTTGCCGAAGATTTTGTGAAGGGCATGGATTATGAGGAATTTATCAGTGATAAAAAGACAAACTACGCAGTAACACGGTGCATTGAGATCATGGGCGAGGCTGCCAAACATGTGCCTGAGGGTGTTCGTAAAAAGTACTCTGAAATTCCGTGGAAAGACATCGCAGGAATGAGGGATAAGGTAATTCATATGTATTTCAGGGTGAGTCTTGAAAAAGTATGGCTGGTATTGAAAGAGGACATACCAGAGCTAAAACCGCTTTTCCAAAAAGTTATCGCTAAGCCATGAAATTTACCTTTACACGCATATTATCATTTGCGCCCCTTCTTACTTCACATCCTCCCACAATCCAATCACATTCCCCTCGGTATCCTCAATCTGCGCGTAAAGCCCGAAGTCTCCCACAGGCATTTTTTGCACGATAACTTTACCGCCTGCCTTTTCAATCTTTTTTAGATAATCGTCTATCGAAGGCACGTTTATCACTACCGACGGGGCTTGCTCGGGGCTCTCTCTTTTATACAGGGCGCCGTTAATACCTCCCGGCTCCTTTGGCATGCCCTCTTCATCAGTCGGTGTCGTTGTCGCAAGCTGGAAATCCATTCCCCATTCTGTCTCGTTTATTTCCCAGCCGAAGATATTCTTGTAGAATTTCTTTGCACGGGTCATGTCATCCACAGGTATGTGAAAATGCACTACTTTATCCATTTAAACTCACCCCATTTAATTAACTATCCCCATCTTATTTAAAATTATGCACCCAATTTTTTTGAGATTTTTTCCTTTAATAACCTGCTGATCTCCTGACCGCTCACCTTTCCCCTGAACTCCTTCATAACCACGCCCATCAACGGTCCCACTGAATCCATACCTTTTGCATTAATAAAATCCATTCTGGATTCGATGAGTTTATCGATAGCAGCCTCCAGCTCCCCGGTTTCTACCCCGATGCCAAGGGAGCGAGCAGCCTCATCCACTCTAATTTCAGGTTTTTTCGCAATTATTTTCAAAACTCCACCGATTGCCTCGTTTGGCATCTTTCCTTCTGACTGCAGTTTGAAAAGTGAAATTAAGTGCTCTTCTGTAATAGTCCCAGTATTTAAATACGGGGTCTTTACAGGCACATCTTCTTTTTCAAGCTCATATAAAATAGTCTCAAGGGTACGCACCACCGAGGTTGCACTGGCTTTCGGTACCTGCTGCATTATTTTCTCAAAAAGAACGAAATTCCCAGAGCGGGAAATCTGACTCGCAAGTTCTTCGTTCAGGGAAAACTGCTGCATGTACCTAGCTTTTCGCTCCTCTATGAGTTCAGGCAATGTTATGCTTTGCAATCTTTCCTCAGTTATCACAACAGGTGGAACATCGGTCTCAGGATACATGCGCGCAGCGCCGGGAAGCGGTCTCATATAAGCCGAGTTCCCGTCAGGGAGCACCCGCCTTGTTTCTTCGGGAACACACACCAATGCCTCACGCGCACGGAGAATCACGGCTTCAAGGGCACCCTGCCCCTTTTCTTTAGCATCAGCCACCATGACCACGCAGTCTATATCCTGCGCGCCCACAGCTTTTCTGAGCGCATCGACCTCGTTCTGCATAATGCCGTAATTGGGCAGTTCATCTGTATGGAATATCCCTCCAACGCCTGATTTCTTGGCGCGGTCGGAGAATTCCGTCCCAAGACGCCGTCCGGGCTGTATTTCCTTGCCCACGAATCCCGCAAATCCCGGCAGATTCACCGCATATACCACACCGCCTTTCAATGCCTTTTGTATTACATTAGAGGTAGTGTTTGCAAAAACATGTGTGACATCAACTATTTTATCGGATACGTTTGCCTTTGTTTTGTCAAGTTCCCTTTTTATTTCCAACAGATTTACCTGCCTCGTTACCTCTCGCTCCACAATGGTTTCTATAAGCGAAAGCTCCTGTACTCCCTTTATCTCCACCCTTGCCCCATCTGCGATTGAGATGTTTATATCCTGTCTTATGGTGCCAAGACCTCGTTTCACCCTGCCTGTGGAGCGAAGTATCATCCCGAGCTGCTCTGCCACCTCTCTTGCATGCTGGGGAGAAACAATATCAGGTGCAGTGCCAATCTCGACTAACGGGATGCCAAGGCGGTCAAGCGAATATATCACTGAATCTCCCCTGTCCTCAATTTTCTGCGCCGCCTCTTCCTCAAGGCAGAGCACACCGATACCCACCCTGCCTACTTTTGAATCAAGGAAGCCGTCGGTAGCCACAAGCCCTGTTCTCTGGAAACCCGATGTGTTGGAGCCGTCTATCACAATTTTCCTCATCGTATAGAGCTCGTCCACGATGTTCATGTTCAGCATGCGCGCAATCATGAGCGCATACTCCAGGGCTTCCTGGTTCAATTCGCGGGGCGGCTCTTCATCATTCTCCACGAGGCAGGTGGTGTCGTAGGCTTTGTAGATGAATTTTCTGGTGAGTTTCACTTCCTCAAGCGCAGCCTTATCCACCAAGCCCATCTCGCTCTGTGTGGGTCTTAAGTACCTTGTGAATTCAAAATTTGAATCCTTTGTGTCACGAAGAATTGTCGGGCAGCCGCAGAAGAGCTTTTCTCTTGTATCAAGCTGCTGGTGAATCTCAAGCCCGGCTTTAAATCCGAGTGCCCTGTAGTCATGACTCATAGATTTCTTTGATATAATGCAATCTATAAAACAATTGTCATAACGATACTTTCACCCCGCTATCAAAGGATATTTAAGTAATCAAGTCCACGAAAGTTGATTATGACGATGGGGAAAAAGGCAGCGCAGTGCGCCGTGTACATTAAAAAACATACGTCTGCTCTCGTTGTATCCCATATAGACGCCGATGGTCTTACCTCGGCTGCCATTATGGGAAAAGCCCTTGAAAGGGGAGGCAT
The nucleotide sequence above comes from Candidatus Methanoperedens sp.. Encoded proteins:
- the thiD gene encoding bifunctional hydroxymethylpyrimidine kinase/phosphomethylpyrimidine kinase, which encodes MKTAMTIAGVDSGGGAGIAADLKTFSALGVHGTCVITSLTAQNTKGVLNSFDIPTAFIKEQFDTVASDIKLDCVKTGMLSSPDIVSAVATLIKRQKLRLVIDPVMAAEAGGKLLKEEAVGVLIEELLPLAAVVTPNVSEAERLSGFKIRNMKEAEKAAKKIHDLGAKAVIVTGGHLEGTDILYTNGKFTYIVGDLVKGGTHGSGCTHSAALAAEIAKGTPLVEAAQLAKKFVEMAILAGVKIGGGAAPVNQVAHVLAEAERYHVLQNVVDAVEIIEKNMAVELIPEVGCNIAMGITNASSISDVAAVSGRIVRLKGKPHAVGCVAFGASSHVARIVLTAMQADGSMKASLNLRYSKEALSACNELGLRIATFSREDEPEGVSTMEWGVSEAINSVGRVPDAICDKGDVGKEAMIRLLGKDAKEVAGRAVEIGAGMRNSSYTGAK
- a CDS encoding nucleotidyltransferase family protein gives rise to the protein MKSLEEIKELLKKQKPAIRERYSVSKIGIFGSYVHGKQKKKSDVDILVEFEKPISLLKLVNLENFLADSIGIKVDVVPKEDIRHELKERILGEVIYV
- a CDS encoding DUF86 domain-containing protein; the protein is MKRDVSIYITDILENMELAEDFVKGMDYEEFISDKKTNYAVTRCIEIMGEAAKHVPEGVRKKYSEIPWKDIAGMRDKVIHMYFRVSLEKVWLVLKEDIPELKPLFQKVIAKP
- a CDS encoding VOC family protein; translation: MDKVVHFHIPVDDMTRAKKFYKNIFGWEINETEWGMDFQLATTTPTDEEGMPKEPGGINGALYKRESPEQAPSVVINVPSIDDYLKKIEKAGGKVIVQKMPVGDFGLYAQIEDTEGNVIGLWEDVK
- the gatE gene encoding Glu-tRNA(Gln) amidotransferase subunit GatE → MSHDYRALGFKAGLEIHQQLDTREKLFCGCPTILRDTKDSNFEFTRYLRPTQSEMGLVDKAALEEVKLTRKFIYKAYDTTCLVENDEEPPRELNQEALEYALMIARMLNMNIVDELYTMRKIVIDGSNTSGFQRTGLVATDGFLDSKVGRVGIGVLCLEEEAAQKIEDRGDSVIYSLDRLGIPLVEIGTAPDIVSPQHAREVAEQLGMILRSTGRVKRGLGTIRQDINISIADGARVEIKGVQELSLIETIVEREVTRQVNLLEIKRELDKTKANVSDKIVDVTHVFANTTSNVIQKALKGGVVYAVNLPGFAGFVGKEIQPGRRLGTEFSDRAKKSGVGGIFHTDELPNYGIMQNEVDALRKAVGAQDIDCVVMVADAKEKGQGALEAVILRAREALVCVPEETRRVLPDGNSAYMRPLPGAARMYPETDVPPVVITEERLQSITLPELIEERKARYMQQFSLNEELASQISRSGNFVLFEKIMQQVPKASATSVVRTLETILYELEKEDVPVKTPYLNTGTITEEHLISLFKLQSEGKMPNEAIGGVLKIIAKKPEIRVDEAARSLGIGVETGELEAAIDKLIESRMDFINAKGMDSVGPLMGVVMKEFRGKVSGQEISRLLKEKISKKLGA